The genomic stretch TGCACCAGGCACGTGGCGGACCAGCTGGGCTGCTTCTGGCCGAATGCGGCCGTGGACAGGTTCTTTGTGGCCGTCCACCGGCACTACTTCAGGAACTGCCCCGTCTCCGGCAGGGCCGTGCGGGACCCGCCCCGAAGCATCCTCTGCCCCTTCATCGCGGTGCCCATCCTGGTGACCCTGCTTGTGACGGCGCTGGTGGTCTGGAGGAGCAAGCGCCCGGAGGGTGTCGTGTAGGCCTGCggtcgcggggggggggggggggggggggggcgacaggTGAGAGCTTCGGGCGCCCTGTCGGCAGAGTAGGCCCCAGATCCCTTGTGTTGTCccccaggaagagctaacaggaTTTCGGAATGGCCGTGGCGCAGACGTTAACCTGAGAGCCCCCTGGCTGGAGttcgaagccacccaggtggggaCCCCAGatgccaggagggagggggagcctgATTGTCATGATTTCCGGGGAGGGTTCCGACCTCTGTCTCCTGACGTTCCAACCTCCCGCCGAACTGGGGATAAGTGGCTTGTGATTCAAAGGATGTCCTCAAGGGGGCGCCCGGGTGCTCAgtccgacttcaggtcacgatctcgcggttcctgagttcgagccccgcgtcgggctctgtgctgacagctcggagcctggagcctgcttcggattctgtgtctcccgctctctgaccctgccccgctcctgctctggctctctcttgtctctcaaaaataaatattttaaaaaattaaaaaggatgtCCTCGGATTTGGGGAGCGTCGTTATTTTGGGGTATGGACCACTGAGAGTAGAAAGGTGGAAGGAACACTAACCCCTTCGGATTCCCCTTCTTCGGTCACAGGGACCTTTGTGGGGATGATGGTGCCGAGGCGCTGTGTGCCCTGAAGATGCTCCCGTGGGCCCCtgaggcccccaccccacccccaccccaaccgcTGGCTCAGAGGACGGCTGTTCGCAGACAGGAGGAGGCCGGGTGTGTTCAGTTTTTGCTGAGGCCCCTCCTCAGAGATGCCTCCTCAGGCCCAGATACCCACTTGCATTCTGCGCCCCGGGGCTCTACTGGCCATTACACCCCAGTGCGCCCCTCCAGGCGGCTGCTGCTTTTCCGTTCACAGTTGCTTACAGCCCCCTTCCCGAAGGTTCTGAATGCCCGCAGGGAGCTTCCACAGTGTTCCTCCCTGATGTCTTCTGAGTTCAGACCTCTGAGTTCAGACCGATGGGATGTCACGCCCATCACCCCCagactctgcctctccctctgccctgctggcCAGCCTGCCCTTACACAGGGGCCCAACGCCATTACCTTCTGGAATATTCAGCATTAGCGTACCACAGGCACACGGGGTGACCCACCCCCCCACTCAGCTGAGCAGACCCGACCCTCGGCAGCCCCCTCGAGTAACTCAGACTCCCCCAGCCTCTTCCTGGGCACCTGCTGGCCCTGCAAAGGTGCTCCCATCACGGGCAGGCCCCCGGCCTGCAGAGGCGTCACAGACGGGTTCCCTGATGGGGCTTCTCTCGCTTCTGCGCTGAACCACGGGCGCCCTGGCTACAGCGTGGTCGTGCCTTACAGGAAAGAAGCCCAGGCGGTCCTAACGGCAGGGCGATCGCCTCAAGAACCAACAGGGACCCCGGGGTCCACACCCCAGGGcctcggggaggggctggtcagGCTGCAGTGTTCGGTCCTCGTTTCCTCCGCCTTCACGGGTCAGAGACTTGGGGCCATGAGAGCTGGAAGGAAACGGGCAATTGTCTCTATGCATCCTTGGGTTCTCCCCGAGGACGCTGTGGCACGAGTGGTTACGGTTCAGGACCCAGGAAAGGAAGCAGGTGGGGGAAGAGCTTGGGGCCGAGGGCCCAGGCTTCCGTGGGTCTCGGCCACGGGCGCCGTCTCAGGAGCGGAAGGTGGCCGGGAGTGGGAGTTGTGGGCTGGAGTCTGTCTTCATAAACGTCGTCCCCGAGAGCAAAGGTGACACGGGCCGCGGGGAAGAGGGCAGCCCCCGGCCTGACCTCGCTGGTCTTTCCTCCCGTAATTGGTTATACGTGCACCTGCCAAAGGTGCCGGCTTGGCTGGCCCACGGGGCCTGCTCCCTCCAGTGCTGCTTCCGGGGTCATTTTCAATGAAGCCCTCTCGTCCGAGGTCATACCCCTGGCGGCAGGGACCCGGGCCCCCAGCTCCCAGGCAGCCCTATCATCCGCAAGCCCCTACAGGTGGTCGGGGCCCCATGGAGCCCCAGGGCTCCACCGGAGCTGAGTGAAGAATCCTTCCAGAATCAGCTTTAGGGCCGCGGCATCTTCAAGACAAGGCCCTCCCTTGTTCCCAAGCGCTTGGCCAGCCTGAGGCGTGCGTGGGGTATGGTGTGTGGCGTGGGCGGGTGTGGCTGTGCCGGGTGCGTGGGCTCCCAAACATGGCTACCCTCAGACAGGAGTCACTCCAGTCTTAGGTCGCGTCGCTGAAGAGTCGCACCTGGTTCTGCTGCACGCGGCCCGGTGtcgcggtggggggggggcgtcgGGGGGGTTGCAT from Panthera leo isolate Ple1 chromosome C1, P.leo_Ple1_pat1.1, whole genome shotgun sequence encodes the following:
- the RAMP1 gene encoding receptor activity-modifying protein 1 isoform X3, whose protein sequence is MARSLGGLWLLVVHHLLMATACQDANSGALLQELCLTQFQVDMEAIGKTLWCDWGETVKTYKVLTDCTRHVADQLGCFWPNAAVDRFFVAVHRHYFRNCPVSGRAVRDPPRSILCPFIAVPILVTLLVTALVVWRSKRPEGVV